A genome region from Anastrepha obliqua isolate idAnaObli1 chromosome 4, idAnaObli1_1.0, whole genome shotgun sequence includes the following:
- the LOC129245157 gene encoding cleavage and polyadenylation specificity factor subunit 4, producing the protein MEILLANVNNIDFKIEKDLVEQIGAIALPFFGMDKSMAAVCQFVSSQNGIECEKGSSCPFRHIRGDRTIVCKHWLRGLCKKGDQCEFLHEYDMKKMPECYFYSRFNACHNKECPFLHIDPESKVKDCPWYDRGFCRHGPHCRHRHVRRVLCSNYLAGFCSNGWSCKFMHPRFELPPISDMTKELLLKKVPTCHFCGELGHKASACKKNPDANEANENRFKYGSFQKPSQNFSFKENSEIKNNADHVSSSNNFTKVPKPLDEITCYKCGNKGHYANKCPKGHLAFLSNQRSHK; encoded by the exons atggaaattttactAGCAAATGTTAATAacattgattttaaaatcgagAAGGATTTAGTTGAACAAATTGGCGCTATTGCTTTGCCATTTTTCGGGATGGACA aatcaATGGCTGCCGTTTGTCAGTTCGTAAGCTCTCAAAATGGAATTGAGTGTGAAAAGGGTTCATCTTGCCCGTTTCGTCATATTAGAGGAGACAGAACTATTGTATGCAAACATTGGCTTCGCGGACTATGTAAAAAAGGAGACCAATGTGAGTTCTTACACGAATATGACATGAAAAAAATGCCAGAATGCTACTTCTATTCGCGTTTCAATGCTTGTCATAATAAAGAATGCCCCTTCCTGCATATTGATCCcgaaagtaaagtaaaagatTGCCCCTGGTACGACCGAGGGTTTTGCAGGCATGGACCCCATTGCAGACATCGTCACGTACGTCGCGTGCTTTGTAGTAATTACTTAGCTGGATTTTGTTCTAATGGCTGGAGTTGTAAATTTATGCATCCTCGTTTTGAACTACCTCCGATTTCTGACATGACTAAAGAATTGCTTCTGAAAAAAGTGCCTACGTGTCATTTTTGTGGTGAATTGGGTCACAAGGCTTCGGCGTGTAAAAAGAATCCTGATGCTAACGAAGCCAATGAAAATCGATTCAAATATGGCAGTTTTCAAAAACCCAGTCAAAACTTTAGCTTTAAAGAAAACTCTGAGATTAAAAATAATGCTGACCATGTGTCGTCCAGCAATAACTTTACCAAGGTACCGAAGCCTTTAGATGAAATAACTTGCTATAAATGTGGAAACAAGGGGCACTATGCCAACAAATGCCCTAAAGGTCATTTAGCGTTTTTATCAAATCAAAGAagtcacaaataa
- the LOC129245156 gene encoding malonate--CoA ligase ACSF3, mitochondrial-like, giving the protein MLQAKKIIVFKNWLSRKITSQGKATSIPERLAKLRAHFEKDEENGYVVPIFKKSILHAQRIAIKNYFSEYSYQQLYIGAKKLSVQISNICGSGASCNIAAFCQNDALLPVTQWGCWMSGQVFVPLLHKLPHETLKYIIYDSNTKLIISAKEYEIIAKQLTELFDIPLMIIDHNFMPEKSSSSRFLEKLLLTVGDNVFIEGTLNNDFYSCSDALLVYNTNGVEKPKGCIITHKNLQSRIKTTSEVCNYEPTDFLLNLLPMDYSTYSVHSAMCLLSVGGKVTFYNDLDCKNIWNRILCINVPREDRPNILTALPSTYIKIIHEYKIFPKNPRRDEYIKNYCLNNFRLMISGPLPLPMNIYHYWNKLTGHKLLRYYETPETGAIISNPYFENKQQKWQQTSVGLQLPQTSIRIANSKDEVEFAYKGSNFKNEWIENISQRLFFNEGLEPLVGELQVSGPIIFKGYLNQRDARMFFDNHLFKTGFIVKFENGVLRLLRHKDDIVRSVGQSVSSGEIETSLQTHLKIKDVAVVGVPVNLENLQTFCPKWLPTFIYLEMLQIIPDINRNSVSEIDKNLLTKLFLYSTGS; this is encoded by the exons ATgttacaagcaaaaaaaattatcgtgTTTAAAAATTGGCTTTCGCGAAAAATAACATCCCAAGGAAAAGCAACATCG ATTCCCGAAAGACTTGCAAAGTTGCGCGCACATTTTGAAAAGGATGAAGAAAATGGGTATGTGgtgccaattttcaaaaagtcaaTACTTCACGCACAGCGAATTgctattaaaaactattttagcGAGTATTCCTATCAACAACTTTATATAGGAGCCAAAAAATTATCGGTTCAGATATCAAACATATGTG GTAGTGGTGCATCATGCAACATTGCTGCTTTCTGTCAAAATGACGCTTTATTACCAGTAACACAATGGGGATGTTGGATGTCAGGACAAGTTTTTGTACCACTTTTGCATAAGCTTCCTCACgaaacattaaaatatattatttatgacTCCAACACAAAACTTATAATATCAGCAAAGGAATACGAAATTATAGCGAAGCAGCTTACTGAATTGTTTGACATTCCTTTAATGATTATCGATCACAATTTCATGCCAGAAAAAAGCTCTTCGTCCCGCTTCTTGGAAAAATTGTTACTTACAGTTGGGGATAATGTTTTCATTGAAGGTACTTTAAATAACGATTTCTATTCCTGCTCAGATGCATTATTGGTTTATAACACCAACGGAGTTGAAAAGCCAAAGGGATGTATTATAACACACAAGAACCTGCAATCACGAATTAAAACAACATCTGAAGTGTGTAATTACGAGCCCACTGACTTcttactaaatttattgcccaTGGATTACTCAACATACAGCGTACATTCTGCGATGTGTTTGTTAAGTGTTGGAGGAAAAGTAACTTTTTATAATGATCTCGATTGCAAAAACATATGGAATAGAATACTCTGTATAAATGTACCTAGAGAGGATAGGCCTAATATTCTTACAGCATTACCCTcaacatatattaaaattatccatgaatacaaaatatttcccAAGAACCCTCGAAGGgatgaatatataaaaaactattgCTTAAATAATTTTCGTCTTATGATATCTGGCCCGTTACCATTACCAATGAACATATACCATTATTGGAATAAACTGACGGGCCATAAACTTCTGCGATATTACGAAACGCCTGAAACTGGAGCTATTATAAGTAAtccatattttgaaaataagcaACAGAAATGGCAACAAACCTCGGTAGGCCTTCAATTGCCACAAACGAGTATTCGTATTGCAAATTCTAAAGATGAAGTCGAATTCGCATATAAAGGAAGCAATTTCAAGAACGAATGGATcgaaaatatttcccaaaggtTATTTTTCAATGAGGGACTTGAACCTTTGGTAGGGGAGCTTCAGGTATCAGgaccaattatttttaaaggatACCTCAATCAGAGAGATGCGAGAATGTTTTTTGacaatcatttatttaaaaccGGATTTATTGTCAAATTTGAAAATGGTGTCCTTAGATTGTTACGACATAAAGATGATATTGTCAGAAGTGTAGGGCAAAGTGTATCAAGCGGTGAAATTGAAACATCGCTACAAACACACCTAAAAATAAAGGATGTTGCCGTTGTTGGTGTTCCAGTAAATTTGGAAAACCTTCAGACATTTTGTCCTAAATGGCTTCCTACTTTCATTTACCTGGAAATGCTTCAAATTATTCCCGATATAAATCGCAATTCAGTCAGTGAAATTGACAAAAACCTATTAACGAAGTTGTTTCTTTATAGTACTGGTAgctaa
- the LOC129244418 gene encoding malonate--CoA ligase ACSF3, mitochondrial-like, whose translation MCILLLPFEGSGASCNIAAFCQNDALLPVTQWGCWMSGQVFVPLLHKLPHETLKYIIYDSNTKLIISAKEYEIIAKQLTELFDIPLMIIDHNFMPEKSSSSRFLEKLLLTVGDNVFIEGTLNNDFYSCSDALLVYNTNGVEKPKGCIITHKNLQSRIKTTSEVCNYEPTDFLLNLLPMDYSTYSVHSAMCLLSVGGKVTFYNDLDCKNIWNRILCINVPREDRPNILTALPSTYIKIIHEYKIFPKNPRRDEYIKNYCLNNFRLMISGPLPLPMNIYHYWNKLTGHKLLRYYETPETGAIISNPYFENKQQKWQQTSVGLQLPQTSIRIANSKDEVEFAYKGSNFKNEWIENISQRLFFNEGLEPLVGELQVSGPIIFKGYLNQRDARMFFDNHLFKTGFIVKFENGVLRLLRHKDDIVRSVGQSVSSGEIETSLQTHLKIKDVAVVGVPVNLENLQTFCPKWLPTFIYLEMLQIIPDINRNSVSEIDKNLLTKLFLYSTGS comes from the coding sequence ATGTGTATCTTGTTGCTTCCCTTTGAAGGTAGTGGTGCATCATGCAACATTGCTGCTTTCTGTCAAAATGACGCTTTATTACCAGTAACACAATGGGGATGTTGGATGTCAGGACAAGTTTTTGTACCACTTTTGCATAAGCTTCCTCACgaaacattaaaatatattatttatgacTCCAACACAAAACTTATAATATCAGCAAAGGAATACGAAATTATAGCGAAGCAGCTTACTGAATTGTTTGACATTCCTTTAATGATTATCGATCACAATTTCATGCCAGAAAAAAGCTCTTCGTCCCGCTTCTTGGAAAAATTGTTACTTACAGTTGGGGATAATGTTTTCATTGAAGGTACTTTAAATAACGATTTCTATTCCTGCTCAGATGCATTATTGGTTTATAACACCAACGGAGTTGAAAAGCCAAAGGGATGTATTATAACACACAAGAACCTGCAATCACGAATTAAAACAACATCTGAAGTGTGTAATTACGAGCCCACTGACTTcttactaaatttattgcccaTGGATTACTCAACATACAGCGTACATTCTGCGATGTGTTTGTTAAGTGTTGGAGGAAAAGTAACTTTTTATAATGATCTCGATTGCAAAAACATATGGAATAGAATACTCTGTATAAATGTACCTAGAGAGGATAGGCCTAATATTCTTACAGCATTACCCTcaacatatattaaaattatccatgaatacaaaatatttcccAAGAACCCTCGAAGGgatgaatatataaaaaactattgCTTAAATAATTTTCGTCTTATGATATCTGGCCCGTTACCATTACCAATGAACATATACCATTATTGGAATAAACTGACGGGCCATAAACTTCTGCGATATTACGAAACGCCTGAAACTGGAGCTATTATAAGTAAtccatattttgaaaataagcaACAGAAATGGCAACAAACCTCGGTAGGCCTTCAATTGCCACAAACGAGTATTCGTATTGCAAATTCTAAAGATGAAGTCGAATTCGCATATAAAGGAAGCAATTTCAAGAACGAATGGATcgaaaatatttcccaaaggtTATTTTTCAATGAGGGACTTGAACCTTTGGTAGGGGAGCTTCAGGTATCAGgaccaattatttttaaaggatACCTCAATCAGAGAGATGCGAGAATGTTTTTTGacaatcatttatttaaaaccGGATTTATTGTCAAATTTGAAAATGGTGTCCTTAGATTGTTACGACATAAAGATGATATTGTCAGAAGTGTAGGGCAAAGTGTATCAAGCGGTGAAATTGAAACATCGCTACAAACACACCTAAAAATAAAGGATGTTGCCGTTGTTGGTGTTCCAGTAAATTTGGAAAACCTTCAGACATTTTGTCCTAAATGGCTTCCTACTTTCATTTACCTGGAAATGCTTCAAATTATTCCCGATATAAATCGCAATTCAGTCAGTGAAATTGACAAAAACCTATTAACGAAGTTGTTTCTTTATAGTACTGGTAgctaa